In Pedobacter sp. SL55, the following proteins share a genomic window:
- a CDS encoding FMN-binding negative transcriptional regulator produces the protein MYKVSNFLEKDIDKLIAFIEAHPFAVLIGANQNIPSATQIPLQVKKEGETVKLVGHVMRKTDHYEAFVANENVLALFHGAHAYVSASVYENPASASTWNYSSVQAKGKVRLLGNDETRKVIEDLTNQYEKEHSPAAFHQMSDEYIEKHLKAIAGIEITVTSLEGVFKLSQNHSQANKENIVDYLLQSDDAQGQQVAKQMKDLNS, from the coding sequence GTGTATAAAGTCTCTAATTTTCTCGAAAAAGATATTGATAAGTTAATTGCTTTCATCGAAGCTCATCCGTTTGCGGTACTAATTGGCGCAAATCAAAATATACCTTCTGCAACTCAAATTCCTTTACAGGTAAAAAAAGAGGGCGAAACAGTAAAGTTGGTTGGTCATGTAATGAGAAAAACCGACCATTATGAAGCTTTTGTTGCCAATGAAAATGTATTGGCTTTGTTTCATGGAGCGCATGCTTATGTGAGTGCATCGGTTTACGAAAATCCAGCTTCGGCTTCTACATGGAATTATAGTTCGGTACAAGCCAAGGGTAAAGTTAGGCTGTTGGGGAATGATGAAACGAGAAAAGTTATTGAAGATTTAACCAACCAGTACGAAAAAGAACACAGTCCAGCTGCTTTCCATCAAATGTCTGATGAGTATATTGAAAAACATTTGAAGGCTATTGCAGGTATTGAAATTACAGTTACTAGCTTAGAAGGTGTTTTTAAGTTGAGCCAAAATCATTCGCAGGCTAATAAAGAAAATATTGTTGATTATTTGTTGCAGAGCGATGATGCGCAGGGGCAGCAGGTGGCGAAGCAGATGAAGGATTTGAATAGTTAA
- a CDS encoding RNA polymerase sigma factor, protein MKFIKHTSGNRETDDLSLVAAYQESGDLEVLGQLYNRYMHLVYGVCFNYFKDEEQSKDAVMQIFEELVKKLRIHQVQNFKSWLHVLTRNHCLMALRKSSKNPMVTLEENFVENDDFVHLDIDDTKETQLTIMEKCMETLSEEQRKSVDLFYLQEKCYKEVADITGYDMLKVKSYIQNGKRNLKICIEKNSGQ, encoded by the coding sequence TTGAAGTTTATAAAGCATACATCTGGCAATAGAGAGACAGACGACCTTTCTTTGGTTGCGGCTTATCAAGAAAGCGGCGATTTAGAAGTGTTGGGTCAACTTTATAACCGATATATGCACTTGGTTTACGGGGTTTGTTTTAACTACTTTAAAGATGAGGAGCAAAGTAAAGATGCCGTAATGCAAATTTTTGAAGAGTTGGTTAAGAAATTGCGTATCCATCAGGTACAGAATTTTAAAAGTTGGCTGCATGTACTTACCCGTAACCATTGTTTAATGGCGCTACGTAAATCTTCAAAAAATCCAATGGTAACGCTCGAAGAAAATTTTGTGGAAAATGATGACTTTGTGCATCTTGATATCGACGACACAAAAGAAACTCAGTTAACCATTATGGAAAAGTGCATGGAAACCCTTTCGGAAGAACAACGAAAAAGCGTAGATTTATTCTATCTACAAGAAAAATGCTATAAAGAAGTTGCCGATATTACGGGGTACGATATGCTTAAAGTGAAAAGCTATATCCAAAATGGAAAACGCAATTTGAAAATTTGTATTGAAAAGAACAGTGGGCAATAA
- a CDS encoding YfbK domain-containing protein: MFTVAKDVKLQIEFNPAKVQAYRLIGYENRLLNNEDFNDDQKDAGEMGAGHTVTALYEIIPVGVESKFVKSVDALKYQKTKKNTSSSFSNTNELLTVKMRYKQPDGNRSKLLEQPVVDHYQDKLTKTSDNFKFSASVAMFGMLLRQSEFVQESTFEQAIALAEGAKGVDKEGYRAEYVKIAKSAQLLAKDLRNFATTGREK, from the coding sequence TTGTTTACCGTTGCTAAAGATGTAAAACTACAGATAGAATTTAATCCGGCTAAAGTGCAGGCCTATCGTTTAATTGGCTACGAAAATAGATTGCTAAACAACGAAGATTTTAACGACGACCAAAAAGATGCGGGCGAAATGGGTGCCGGCCATACCGTTACTGCACTGTATGAGATTATTCCGGTTGGCGTAGAAAGCAAGTTTGTAAAAAGTGTTGATGCGCTCAAATATCAAAAAACTAAAAAGAATACCTCATCATCTTTTAGCAACACTAACGAACTTTTAACCGTAAAAATGCGCTACAAACAACCAGATGGCAACCGAAGTAAGTTACTAGAACAACCCGTAGTAGACCACTATCAAGACAAGCTGACCAAAACTAGCGATAATTTTAAGTTCTCTGCTTCGGTGGCTATGTTTGGCATGTTGCTACGCCAATCAGAATTTGTACAAGAAAGCACTTTTGAGCAAGCCATTGCATTAGCAGAGGGTGCAAAAGGTGTAGATAAGGAAGGCTACCGTGCCGAATATGTTAAAATAGCTAAATCGGCACAGCTATTGGCGAAAGATTTACGTAATTTTGCTACTACTGGCAGAGAGAAATAA
- a CDS encoding carboxypeptidase-like regulatory domain-containing protein: MVGARIAAPVAPVQALESRVEGIQIKTDPYAKSVKGTVYDVYGRPLSGADVKMVGDDIRAITNKSGEFTLPVDKEKVTLEVTSLGFASKNIEAKANQDVNVRLDESNSGLSEVVAVGYGKAKKKATTTAKEAAEEVNVGVPEMGWKAYNEYLTKNNKLLADGSKAVILSFKLSADAMPNDVKVVKSEGKAMDEEANRLLKNGGKWKFPTGKSNTLSISIKF, encoded by the coding sequence ATGGTTGGCGCACGAATAGCAGCACCAGTTGCACCCGTACAAGCTTTAGAAAGCAGGGTAGAAGGTATTCAGATAAAGACTGATCCTTATGCAAAATCGGTTAAAGGGACAGTGTATGATGTTTATGGTAGGCCTTTGTCTGGTGCCGATGTAAAAATGGTAGGCGATGATATCAGGGCGATAACCAATAAAAGTGGTGAGTTTACGCTGCCTGTAGATAAAGAGAAAGTAACTTTAGAGGTAACTTCATTAGGCTTTGCAAGCAAAAATATTGAAGCTAAGGCAAATCAAGATGTGAATGTACGCTTGGATGAAAGTAATTCGGGTTTAAGTGAAGTTGTAGCAGTTGGTTATGGTAAAGCAAAGAAAAAAGCTACAACTACCGCTAAAGAAGCTGCTGAGGAAGTAAATGTTGGCGTTCCAGAGATGGGGTGGAAAGCTTATAATGAATATCTCACTAAAAATAATAAGTTATTGGCAGATGGGTCAAAAGCTGTTATTTTAAGTTTTAAGCTTTCAGCAGATGCCATGCCAAATGATGTTAAAGTTGTAAAATCTGAGGGTAAAGCAATGGATGAAGAGGCCAATAGGTTGCTTAAGAATGGTGGTAAATGGAAATTTCCGACAGGGAAAAGTAATACACTATCTATCAGTATTAAGTTTTAA
- a CDS encoding DUF4197 domain-containing protein → MKRTGLFLLAASALCFSSCDAQSQSKIGNILGQVATGATGTPSSLEIGNALKQALEIGTSAGADRLSAKDGFFGNMAVKILFPTEAQKVEKTLRSVGLNSLADNVILSLNRAAEDAAKEAKPIFINAIKQMTIADATNILLGNKDAATTYFKRVTTSQLMEKFSPVINNSLSKVGATKYWTDAAAAYNKIPLVKPVNTNLTQYVAEKAIDGMFVQVAQEELKIRDNIGARSTSLLQKVFGYADTKK, encoded by the coding sequence ATGAAGAGAACAGGATTATTCTTATTAGCAGCCTCAGCTTTATGTTTTAGCAGTTGCGATGCACAAAGTCAAAGCAAAATTGGCAATATTTTAGGACAAGTGGCTACTGGAGCTACTGGAACACCATCAAGCTTAGAAATTGGCAATGCTTTAAAACAGGCATTAGAAATAGGTACTTCGGCTGGTGCAGATAGGCTTTCTGCCAAAGATGGATTTTTTGGTAACATGGCTGTTAAGATTTTGTTCCCAACAGAGGCTCAAAAAGTAGAAAAAACTTTGCGTAGCGTGGGTTTAAATTCATTGGCCGATAATGTGATATTGAGCTTAAACCGTGCTGCAGAAGATGCTGCGAAAGAAGCCAAACCGATTTTTATAAATGCAATTAAGCAAATGACCATTGCCGATGCAACTAACATCCTTTTAGGAAATAAAGATGCGGCAACTACTTACTTTAAACGTGTAACTACATCACAGCTGATGGAAAAATTTTCGCCAGTAATTAACAATAGCCTAAGCAAAGTTGGCGCTACCAAATATTGGACAGATGCCGCAGCAGCTTACAATAAGATCCCTTTGGTAAAACCTGTAAACACCAACTTAACGCAATACGTTGCAGAAAAAGCAATTGATGGTATGTTTGTACAGGTAGCACAAGAGGAGCTAAAAATTAGAGATAACATTGGCGCACGTTCTACCAGTTTGCTACAAAAAGTTTTCGGCTATGCCGATACCAAAAAATAA
- a CDS encoding VWA domain-containing protein, with protein MKILLTPILALFLLLGYKTTPTREISGTITSAADGLTLPGVFIKSLPSKTTTKTDANGKYLIKAPNTDTHLQVSFLGFQTKKVTISKSNVINISLAEDVKALNEVAIIAYGVQQRKELIASAKNMAPPANYALQGSISGVHSGGRIMSSPIQNSESYAHITENGFKKATDNPLSTFSIDVDAASYSNMRRFINGGNLPPKDAVRIEEMINYFDYNYEQPRGNDPVNIVTEIGTAPWNNQHRLVHIGLKAKNIPTEKLPPSNLVFLIDVSGSMNSYNKLPLLVSSLRLLTDNLRDQDKVAIVVYAGNSGLVLPATSGDNKQAIKDALNKLSAGGSTAGGAGIKLAYKVATDNFIKGGNNRIILATDGDFNVGANSDADMQTLIEEKRKSGVFLTVLGFGMGNYKDSKMEDYWPTKAMATTPILMTLTKLEKY; from the coding sequence ATGAAAATTTTACTCACACCCATTTTGGCATTATTCCTATTATTAGGATACAAAACTACGCCCACTAGAGAAATTTCTGGCACCATTACCAGTGCCGCCGATGGCTTAACTTTACCTGGCGTATTCATTAAAAGTTTGCCTAGTAAAACCACTACCAAAACCGATGCTAATGGAAAATACCTTATCAAAGCGCCCAATACCGATACCCATTTACAAGTGAGCTTCTTAGGTTTTCAAACCAAAAAAGTAACTATTAGCAAGTCGAACGTTATTAACATCAGCTTAGCCGAAGACGTGAAAGCCCTCAACGAAGTGGCAATTATAGCTTATGGTGTTCAGCAAAGAAAAGAACTTATAGCTTCTGCAAAGAATATGGCTCCGCCAGCCAATTACGCCCTACAAGGCAGCATTTCTGGAGTACATAGTGGTGGGAGAATAATGAGTAGCCCTATCCAGAACAGCGAAAGCTATGCCCATATCACAGAGAATGGGTTCAAAAAAGCAACCGACAACCCGCTTTCTACTTTTTCTATTGATGTAGATGCGGCCTCTTATAGCAACATGCGTAGGTTTATTAACGGCGGCAACCTACCTCCAAAAGATGCAGTACGTATCGAAGAAATGATCAACTACTTCGACTACAATTACGAACAACCAAGAGGTAATGACCCTGTAAATATTGTAACCGAAATAGGCACTGCGCCTTGGAATAACCAACACCGCTTAGTACATATCGGCCTAAAAGCAAAAAATATCCCTACAGAAAAATTGCCACCATCTAACCTGGTTTTCTTAATCGACGTTTCTGGTTCAATGAACTCTTACAACAAATTACCTTTATTGGTTAGCTCCCTACGTTTACTTACTGATAATTTACGCGACCAAGATAAAGTTGCTATTGTGGTTTACGCCGGTAATTCTGGTTTGGTTTTACCTGCTACCTCTGGCGATAACAAACAAGCGATTAAAGATGCTTTGAACAAACTGAGTGCTGGTGGTTCTACCGCTGGTGGTGCAGGTATTAAATTGGCTTACAAAGTGGCTACAGATAATTTCATTAAAGGTGGCAATAACCGTATTATTTTGGCAACCGATGGCGATTTTAATGTTGGTGCTAATAGCGATGCCGATATGCAAACACTGATTGAAGAAAAACGTAAAAGCGGTGTGTTCCTTACTGTTTTAGGCTTTGGCATGGGCAATTACAAAGACAGCAAAATGGAAGATTACTGGCCAACAAAGGCAATGGCAACTACGCCTATATTGATGACATTAACGAAGCTAGAAAAGTACTAA